Proteins encoded in a region of the Panicum hallii strain FIL2 chromosome 3, PHallii_v3.1, whole genome shotgun sequence genome:
- the LOC112883921 gene encoding uncharacterized protein LOC112883921 → MGQGAAKAKQGGEEAAQKTKKKNEKKAHKSDDADALIEFMKQHYDDKVKGVTSFDEFYHAIYELIEMFCESRGQLQYRIPTKEELKKQYENAHPWTSGTANLTQEQFEKIAMGIVNMKSFTIGKAAMDIAAFLFGLPVCALLAKRIVPGLKAISDDIVIPAATSVAVVCLAKSNKL, encoded by the exons ATGGGCCAAGGAGCTGCGAAGGCGAAGCAAG GGGGTGAGGAGGCAGCGCagaagacgaagaagaagaacgAGAAGAAAGCGCACAAATCCGACGATGCAGACGCGCTCATTGAGTTCATGAAGCAGCACTACGACGACAAAGTGAAGGGTGTAACGAGCTTCGATGAATTCTACCACGCCATTTACGAGCTCATCGA AATGTTCTGCGAGAGCCGTGGGCAGTTGCAGTACAGGATACCAACAAAAGAGGAGCTCAAGAAACAGTACGAG AATGCCCACCCCTGGACCTCGGGCACCGCTAACCTGACCCAGGAGCAGTTCGAGAAGATCGCGATGGGGATCGTCAACATGAAAAGCTTCACCATCGGCAAGGCGGCCATGGACATCGCCGCCTTCCTCTTCGGGCTCCCCGTGTGCGCGCTCCTCGCCAAGAGGATCGTCCCGGGCCTCAAGGCCATCTCCGACGACATCGTcatcccggccgccacctccgtCGCCGTCGTCTGCCTCGCCAAGTCCAACAAGCTCTGA